A genome region from Microbacterium profundi includes the following:
- a CDS encoding metal ABC transporter ATP-binding protein, producing the protein MSGVDTGMSAGRSAPVLEITGAALHRGHRELWSGLDLTVESGEFIAVLGPSGSGKTTLMRAILGLQPLSAGSIRVAGHPVRRGNPRIGYIPQQRPLPPDTSMRARDVVALGVNGTRFGLPIARRGDRARVDALLDGVGASHFADRRVGLLSGGEQQRLRVGQALADAPTLLLCDEPLSNLDLANQRGITDIIDRQRRERDAAVLFVTHDINPILGRVDRILYIAGGRFVLGTPDEVLQSRVLSDLYGTAVFVLRAGDRLVVGVPDAEPHHDAGEVA; encoded by the coding sequence ATGAGTGGGGTTGACACCGGCATGAGCGCGGGCCGATCGGCGCCGGTGCTCGAGATCACCGGTGCCGCGCTTCATCGGGGACATCGGGAGCTGTGGTCCGGCCTTGATCTGACCGTCGAGTCCGGTGAATTCATCGCCGTGCTCGGACCGTCAGGATCGGGCAAGACCACGCTCATGCGGGCGATCCTCGGCCTTCAGCCGCTTAGTGCGGGCAGCATCCGCGTCGCGGGTCACCCCGTGCGCCGCGGCAATCCGCGCATCGGGTACATCCCTCAGCAGCGCCCGCTGCCTCCGGACACCAGCATGCGCGCCCGAGACGTCGTCGCCCTCGGTGTGAACGGCACCCGGTTCGGGCTGCCCATTGCGCGCCGCGGCGATCGTGCACGCGTCGACGCGCTACTCGACGGCGTCGGCGCTTCGCACTTCGCCGATCGTCGCGTCGGTCTGCTCTCCGGCGGAGAACAGCAGCGGTTGCGGGTCGGACAGGCCCTCGCCGATGCGCCGACGCTGCTGCTCTGCGACGAGCCGCTGTCGAACCTCGACCTCGCCAACCAGCGCGGCATCACCGACATCATCGACCGTCAACGCCGCGAGCGCGACGCCGCCGTGCTGTTCGTGACGCATGACATCAACCCGATCCTGGGCAGAGTCGACCGCATCCTCTACATCGCGGGCGGCCGCTTCGTGCTCGGCACCCCGGACGAGGTGCTGCAGAGCCGCGTGCTCAGCGATCTGTACGGCACAGCGGTCTTCGTGCTCCGTGCCGGCGACCGCCTCGTCGTCGGGGTGCCGGACGCCGAGCCGCACCACGATGCGGGAGAAGTCGCATGA
- a CDS encoding permease: MAALFLIDRFAPALFQASLPSRAQDGLTLALSVLIEALPFVVLGVVLSIVVQVWLPPDLIQRWLPTRGWARRAVLSLLGMLIPVSECGNVPFARGLMMRGLAPAEAMTFLIAAPIVNPIVIITTHAAFGWDGGILVARLVGGYLIANLIGWIYSRHPSPDALLTQQFTATCERVQREHGTPTRRSLTQFLIELRAVMPALVIGSVLAGAVQVLVPRDMLLAIGSNPVLSIVAMMALAMTVAICSNVDAFFALSFASTFSSGALIAFLLVGPLVDIKMLALLRTTFTTRTLVGVVAVVVMSAFAIGIGVNVFG, encoded by the coding sequence ATCGCCGCGCTGTTCCTGATCGACAGGTTCGCGCCCGCGCTGTTCCAGGCGTCGTTGCCCAGCCGTGCGCAGGACGGTCTGACACTCGCGTTGAGCGTGCTGATCGAGGCGCTGCCGTTCGTCGTGCTCGGCGTGGTGCTCTCGATCGTGGTGCAGGTGTGGCTGCCGCCGGATCTCATCCAGCGCTGGTTGCCCACTCGGGGTTGGGCCCGCCGCGCGGTGCTCTCGCTGCTCGGGATGCTGATCCCCGTGTCCGAGTGCGGCAATGTGCCTTTCGCTCGTGGTCTGATGATGCGCGGTCTGGCGCCGGCGGAGGCGATGACCTTCCTGATCGCCGCACCCATCGTGAACCCGATCGTCATCATCACGACCCACGCCGCATTCGGCTGGGACGGCGGCATCCTGGTCGCTCGGCTCGTCGGGGGCTACCTGATCGCGAACCTCATCGGCTGGATCTACAGCCGCCACCCCTCACCCGACGCCCTGCTCACCCAGCAGTTCACCGCCACCTGCGAGCGGGTGCAGCGCGAGCACGGCACGCCCACGCGCCGCAGCCTGACGCAGTTCCTGATCGAGTTGCGCGCAGTCATGCCTGCCCTCGTCATCGGCTCCGTGCTCGCAGGGGCGGTGCAGGTGCTCGTGCCGCGCGACATGCTGCTGGCGATCGGTTCGAACCCCGTGCTCTCGATCGTCGCGATGATGGCGCTCGCGATGACGGTGGCGATCTGCTCGAACGTCGACGCCTTCTTCGCGCTGTCATTCGCATCGACATTCTCATCCGGCGCGCTGATCGCGTTCCTGCTGGTGGGGCCGCTGGTCGACATCAAGATGCTCGCACTGCTGCGCACGACCTTCACCACCCGCACCCTCGTGGGCGTCGTCGCGGTCGTCGTGATGAGCGCGTTCGCGATCGGGATCGGGGTGAACGTCTTTGGCTGA
- a CDS encoding Fur family transcriptional regulator translates to MAQRNTWQRERVREALADARGFVSAQTLHATLRDEKTGIGLATVYRALSGLATAGDADTLQSPEGEALYRACSTEGHHHHLICRSCGLTVEIEAKDVEAWAQRTASLHGFSEAEHVVDIFGLCTPCANRRAAAEGSASA, encoded by the coding sequence ATGGCTCAGCGCAATACCTGGCAGCGCGAGCGAGTGCGCGAAGCGCTCGCGGATGCGCGCGGTTTTGTGAGCGCGCAGACCCTGCACGCCACGCTCCGTGATGAGAAGACCGGTATCGGTCTCGCCACGGTCTACCGTGCGCTGTCGGGTCTTGCCACCGCCGGCGACGCCGACACACTGCAGAGCCCAGAGGGCGAGGCGCTCTACCGCGCCTGTTCGACCGAAGGCCATCACCACCACCTGATCTGCCGATCGTGCGGGCTGACCGTCGAGATCGAGGCGAAAGACGTCGAGGCTTGGGCGCAGCGCACCGCCTCGCTGCACGGCTTCAGCGAGGCGGAGCACGTCGTCGACATCTTCGGACTGTGCACTCCGTGCGCGAACCGGCGCGCAGCCGCTGAGGGATCAGCGTCCGCGTGA
- a CDS encoding HU family DNA-binding protein translates to MADKSITKTELVASIASATGQSQATVSGVLDALFGTVSDAVAKGSKVSIPGWISFEQVDTAARTGRNPQTGAEIKIPAGKRVKVTAGSKLKAAVK, encoded by the coding sequence ATGGCTGACAAGTCCATCACCAAGACCGAGCTCGTCGCGAGCATCGCAAGCGCCACCGGCCAGAGCCAGGCCACCGTCTCGGGTGTCCTCGACGCACTCTTCGGCACCGTCTCCGACGCTGTCGCCAAGGGCAGCAAGGTCTCGATCCCGGGCTGGATCTCGTTCGAGCAGGTCGACACCGCAGCTCGCACGGGCCGCAACCCCCAGACCGGCGCCGAGATCAAGATCCCGGCCGGCAAGCGCGTCAAGGTGACCGCCGGTTCCAAGCTCAAGGCAGCCGTCAAGTAA
- the rpmG gene encoding 50S ribosomal protein L33 — MAKKSQDIRPIIKLRSTAGTGFTYVTKKNRRNTPDRLVLKKYDPVVRKHVEFREER, encoded by the coding sequence ATGGCTAAGAAGTCTCAGGACATCCGTCCGATCATCAAGCTGCGTTCGACGGCAGGCACCGGGTTCACGTACGTGACCAAGAAGAACCGTCGCAACACCCCCGACCGTCTCGTGCTGAAGAAGTACGACCCGGTCGTCCGCAAGCACGTCGAATTCCGAGAGGAGCGCTAA
- a CDS encoding TolB-like translocation protein, producing the protein MSTEDHPEVPQTRAEARAAREAAEREAEEREPAEREAAEHSGTGADTEDASPRGSLSERSETKRVERASASRNEAPNPPEVPRAPEGEWLRLPPVAQPVSSPSPPLNDPQQRTPDRRFLYTILAVLAVLGVVVGGLSAVSLLQGPRVSDVQVDEAEAIDVSGSRVILTANQSLQQIDESQVTVEPAVPFTVDAEGRSIGIRFTVPLDDSTEYTVRVAGATGAGGGPASDLSTSFTTPAAKIFLLNRSDDDDSIFRTDLSGENAVPVFSHPRINDYRSTSTRLVVAVEDDDGSRILVMDHDGDNVRELPLPGDGYVSSVQVSERGGLVGYTYSDRELSEDTGRASVLVTQSIDGDDEPQIIEVGDAEASIAEWQFVPDSAAVLFIDFAGTLSLDDRSGGAGAQNMGIAVSLPGISRGTYTAIVRRADGSTVALNLADGSETAITASDPDFGPATTITPYPGGTLRHIVARDPNGLPTGQAIIRVDDDGAATSLFDVASGNAILQACPSPSGQYVAITVAPTLVENPYDDLLVPLPKTLQTHLIDLRSGEEMVVLTGFDASWCQMAPRF; encoded by the coding sequence ATGAGTACTGAGGATCATCCCGAGGTGCCCCAGACGCGCGCCGAAGCCCGTGCCGCCCGCGAGGCCGCGGAGCGCGAGGCCGAGGAGCGAGAGCCGGCGGAGCGCGAGGCCGCGGAGCATTCGGGGACGGGTGCGGACACCGAGGATGCCTCCCCACGCGGGTCGTTGAGCGAGCGCAGCGAGACGAAACGCGTTGAGCGAGCGTCAGCGAGTCGAAACGAAGCGCCGAACCCGCCGGAGGTCCCGCGTGCGCCGGAGGGGGAATGGCTTCGACTCCCTCCGGTCGCTCAGCCCGTTTCGTCTCCGTCGCCTCCGCTCAACGACCCGCAGCAACGAACCCCCGATCGCCGCTTCCTCTACACGATCCTCGCGGTGCTCGCCGTGCTCGGGGTCGTGGTCGGGGGACTCAGTGCGGTCAGCCTCCTCCAGGGCCCGCGGGTCAGCGACGTCCAGGTCGATGAGGCCGAGGCCATCGACGTCTCGGGCAGCCGAGTGATCCTCACTGCCAACCAGTCGCTGCAGCAGATCGACGAGTCACAGGTCACGGTCGAGCCCGCTGTGCCGTTCACGGTTGACGCCGAGGGCCGTAGCATCGGCATCCGCTTCACCGTCCCTCTCGACGACTCGACGGAGTACACCGTGCGCGTCGCCGGTGCCACGGGCGCCGGCGGAGGGCCGGCATCCGATCTGTCGACCTCGTTCACCACGCCCGCTGCCAAGATCTTCCTGCTCAACCGCTCCGATGACGACGACTCGATCTTCCGCACCGACCTCAGCGGCGAGAATGCGGTGCCCGTCTTCTCGCATCCGCGCATCAACGACTATCGCTCGACGTCGACGCGACTCGTCGTCGCCGTCGAAGATGACGACGGGTCTCGGATCCTGGTGATGGACCACGACGGCGACAACGTCCGCGAGCTGCCCCTGCCCGGTGACGGTTACGTCAGCTCGGTGCAGGTCTCCGAGCGGGGCGGGCTGGTCGGCTACACGTATTCCGACCGAGAACTCAGCGAGGACACCGGGCGTGCGAGCGTGCTCGTCACCCAATCGATAGACGGTGACGACGAACCGCAGATCATCGAGGTCGGCGACGCCGAGGCCAGCATCGCCGAATGGCAGTTCGTGCCCGACTCGGCCGCGGTGCTGTTCATCGACTTCGCCGGCACGCTCTCCCTCGATGACCGTTCCGGTGGCGCAGGGGCGCAGAACATGGGCATCGCCGTGAGCCTGCCCGGCATCTCGCGCGGCACGTACACCGCGATCGTGCGGCGGGCCGACGGCAGCACCGTTGCGCTGAACCTCGCCGACGGCTCGGAGACTGCGATCACGGCATCCGATCCCGACTTCGGACCGGCGACGACCATCACGCCGTACCCCGGCGGCACGCTGCGGCACATCGTCGCACGGGATCCGAACGGCCTCCCCACGGGGCAGGCCATCATCCGGGTCGACGACGATGGTGCGGCGACCTCGCTGTTCGACGTCGCCTCGGGAAACGCGATCCTGCAGGCCTGCCCGTCGCCGAGCGGACAGTACGTCGCGATCACCGTCGCTCCGACGCTGGTCGAGAATCCCTATGACGACCTGCTCGTGCCGCTGCCGAAGACCCTTCAGACGCACCTGATCGACCTGCGCTCCGGTGAGGAGATGGTCGTGCTGACCGGTTTCGACGCATCGTGGTGCCAGATGGCGCCGCGGTTCTGA
- a CDS encoding cytochrome c oxidase assembly protein translates to MTSPGLRTTRASAYRAAGLVILAVAAVVALLVALQLGGGAAPLLLSDPGPFVRWGLPVARMVNNISAAVMIGSMVLALFALRAGEKPFETALDAASIGAAVFTISSAVTAFLTFLGAFNVQLSLEQQFGEQLGRFLLTLPLGQAWLITTIMGALVTVLAFAWRGWTSTLIAAVIAAAALLPMANQGHSGALAGHAIAVNSILLHTVGAAVWLGGLLLLIVLRRAGGIDHTDLVRRYSSLAIAAFFVVAVSGIARSTVSLGGWEGLWTPYGLIIVAKAVLLGGMGLLGAWYRARLIPRLSGESASRWFWMLVLCEVALMGLASGAAAALARTPPPTGETAAILKTPAELLTGSPLPPEFTIDMWFTGWDVDILWVVGAALGLFFYLAGVWRMHRRGDKWPIHRTIFWVLGLIMLVWVTSGPINLYQDYLFSVHMLGHMMLTMAIPLLLVSGAPITLALRAIHKRDDGTRGGREWIMWAVHSRFSRVITHPFVAAGLFIGSLWAFYFTDLVRWSMYEHLGHEWMVIHFLITGYLFVMSLVGIDPVPYRLPYPGRLITLIAVMAMHAFFGIAIMMQEGLMVAEWFGSMARTWGPTPMEDQYIGGGIAWSIGEIPTLIVAITVAIQWSRDDTKVQRRNDRHADRTGDAELAEYNARLAAMADRDARQAARES, encoded by the coding sequence GTGACTTCTCCCGGCCTGCGCACCACACGCGCGTCGGCGTATCGTGCGGCCGGTCTCGTGATCCTCGCCGTCGCAGCCGTCGTCGCTCTCCTGGTCGCGCTGCAGCTCGGCGGGGGAGCAGCGCCGCTGCTGCTCAGCGATCCAGGACCCTTCGTGCGCTGGGGGCTCCCGGTCGCGCGAATGGTGAACAACATCAGCGCAGCCGTCATGATCGGCTCGATGGTGCTCGCCCTGTTCGCCCTGCGTGCGGGCGAGAAGCCCTTCGAGACGGCGCTGGATGCGGCATCCATCGGCGCAGCCGTCTTCACGATCTCGTCCGCGGTGACCGCGTTCCTCACGTTCCTCGGCGCCTTCAACGTGCAGCTCAGCCTCGAACAGCAGTTCGGTGAGCAGCTCGGACGCTTCCTGCTCACGCTTCCGCTCGGCCAGGCCTGGCTGATCACGACCATCATGGGCGCACTCGTCACGGTCCTCGCGTTCGCGTGGCGTGGCTGGACATCCACCCTGATCGCGGCGGTCATCGCTGCGGCGGCCCTCCTCCCGATGGCGAATCAGGGCCATTCCGGCGCGCTCGCCGGTCACGCCATCGCCGTCAACTCGATCCTGTTGCACACGGTCGGCGCAGCCGTCTGGCTGGGCGGGCTGCTTCTGCTGATCGTGCTGCGTCGCGCAGGGGGCATCGATCACACCGACCTGGTGCGCCGCTATTCGTCGCTGGCGATCGCAGCGTTCTTCGTGGTCGCCGTGTCGGGAATCGCGCGCTCGACCGTCAGCCTCGGCGGCTGGGAAGGGCTCTGGACGCCGTACGGCCTCATCATCGTCGCCAAGGCGGTGCTGCTCGGCGGCATGGGCCTGCTGGGCGCCTGGTATCGCGCTCGGCTGATCCCTCGCCTCAGCGGCGAGAGCGCTTCGCGCTGGTTCTGGATGCTGGTGCTCTGCGAAGTCGCCCTGATGGGGCTCGCTTCGGGAGCGGCGGCGGCGCTCGCGCGCACGCCCCCGCCGACCGGCGAAACCGCCGCGATCCTGAAGACGCCCGCCGAACTGCTCACCGGCTCCCCGCTACCGCCCGAGTTCACGATCGACATGTGGTTCACCGGCTGGGACGTCGACATCCTCTGGGTCGTGGGCGCAGCCCTCGGACTGTTCTTCTATCTCGCCGGCGTCTGGCGCATGCACCGCCGTGGCGACAAGTGGCCGATCCACCGCACGATCTTCTGGGTGCTCGGGCTGATCATGCTCGTGTGGGTCACGTCGGGTCCGATCAACCTGTACCAGGACTACCTCTTCAGCGTGCACATGCTCGGGCACATGATGCTCACGATGGCCATCCCGCTGCTTCTGGTCTCCGGGGCGCCGATCACCCTCGCGCTGCGCGCGATCCACAAGCGCGACGACGGCACCCGCGGCGGCCGCGAATGGATCATGTGGGCCGTGCACTCGCGGTTCTCGAGGGTCATCACCCACCCCTTCGTCGCGGCCGGCCTGTTCATCGGCTCCCTGTGGGCGTTCTACTTCACCGACCTCGTCCGGTGGTCGATGTACGAGCACCTCGGCCACGAGTGGATGGTCATCCACTTCCTCATCACGGGCTATCTGTTCGTGATGAGCCTGGTGGGCATCGACCCCGTGCCGTATCGGCTGCCGTATCCCGGACGGCTGATCACCCTGATCGCGGTCATGGCGATGCACGCGTTCTTCGGCATCGCGATCATGATGCAGGAGGGGCTCATGGTCGCCGAGTGGTTCGGGTCGATGGCGCGCACGTGGGGTCCGACGCCTATGGAGGACCAGTACATCGGCGGCGGCATCGCCTGGTCGATCGGTGAGATCCCCACTCTGATCGTCGCGATCACCGTGGCGATCCAGTGGAGTCGCGACGACACCAAGGTGCAGCGCCGCAACGACCGTCACGCCGACCGCACCGGTGACGCGGAGCTTGCGGAGTACAACGCCCGACTCGCGGCCATGGCCGATCGCGATGCGCGTCAGGCGGCCCGCGAGAGCTGA
- a CDS encoding metal ABC transporter permease, which produces MIDWGDVFSFQDYGALVALLANSIIAGAVIGVVGGLIGVFVMQRDLAFAVHGVSELSFAGAAAALLFGGSVVAGSLGGALVAAILIGILGSKARDRNSIVGVLMPFGLGLGILFLSLYDGRSANRFSLLTGQIVSVSSPDLGWLIGISAFVLIGLLVMWNPLRFDSLDDVAASARGIPTRTLSLAFMVLLGLIVAVCVHIIGALLVMALLVTPAAAAMRVAAGPLTVPLLAALFGFVSAVGGILLALAGTLPVSPYITTISFLIYVGCWVVQRMRARVTRRSQPVTSAAA; this is translated from the coding sequence ATGATCGACTGGGGAGACGTCTTCTCCTTCCAGGACTACGGCGCACTCGTCGCGCTCCTCGCGAACTCGATCATCGCCGGCGCAGTGATCGGCGTCGTCGGCGGCCTGATCGGCGTCTTCGTGATGCAGCGCGACCTCGCCTTCGCCGTGCACGGGGTGAGCGAGTTGTCGTTCGCCGGTGCAGCCGCAGCCCTGCTCTTCGGCGGCAGCGTGGTGGCAGGGTCGCTCGGCGGCGCCCTCGTCGCTGCGATCCTGATCGGCATCCTCGGTTCGAAGGCGCGCGATCGCAACTCGATCGTCGGTGTGCTGATGCCGTTCGGCCTCGGCCTCGGCATCCTTTTCCTGTCTCTCTACGATGGCCGAAGCGCCAACCGTTTCAGTCTGCTGACGGGTCAGATCGTCTCGGTGTCCAGCCCGGACCTCGGCTGGCTGATCGGCATCAGCGCCTTCGTTCTCATCGGGCTGCTGGTGATGTGGAATCCGCTGCGGTTCGACTCGCTCGACGACGTCGCGGCCAGTGCCCGCGGCATCCCGACGAGGACGCTCAGCCTGGCGTTCATGGTGCTGCTCGGCCTGATCGTCGCGGTCTGCGTGCACATCATCGGTGCGCTGCTGGTCATGGCGCTGCTGGTCACGCCGGCCGCGGCGGCCATGCGCGTGGCCGCCGGCCCGCTCACCGTGCCCCTGCTCGCGGCCCTGTTCGGCTTCGTCTCGGCGGTCGGCGGCATCCTGCTCGCGCTCGCCGGAACGCTGCCGGTGAGCCCGTACATCACGACGATCTCGTTCCTGATCTACGTGGGATGCTGGGTGGTGCAGCGCATGCGCGCGCGGGTGACGCGACGCTCTCAGCCCGTGACAAGCGCCGCGGCCTAG
- a CDS encoding TIGR03943 family putative permease subunit, with the protein MADQTRPRWRAIATRWLGLGLAVVISVVTLGLGLTGRLTLYISPESIWFACVGAVVVLAGAIWSCTLPLGAETDHGHDHGHALADAVAPRRALKLAGVVSAGVVASGVVIAALVLPPASLSVELATSRADATGPVFAAADAPTLGVADTTAFGVGEWSSVFATATRPEAYDGSTVTLTGFVTRGPDADAVNLTRMIITHCVIDAQPAAVPVSVDAGESGKGQFSTGQFSTGQWIEVTGTVTADSDGSLRVVPASVVEIDEPEDPYEY; encoded by the coding sequence TTGGCTGATCAGACCCGCCCCCGCTGGCGAGCCATCGCGACGCGCTGGCTCGGTCTCGGCCTGGCCGTCGTCATCTCGGTCGTGACGCTCGGCCTCGGCCTCACCGGCCGGCTCACGCTCTACATCAGCCCCGAGTCGATCTGGTTCGCGTGCGTCGGAGCGGTCGTCGTGCTCGCCGGAGCCATCTGGTCGTGCACGCTGCCATTGGGCGCGGAGACGGACCACGGTCACGACCACGGACATGCGCTAGCGGATGCCGTAGCCCCCCGGCGTGCGCTGAAGCTCGCCGGCGTCGTCTCGGCGGGAGTCGTCGCGAGCGGCGTCGTCATCGCGGCGCTCGTGCTGCCGCCCGCGTCGCTGTCGGTCGAGCTCGCGACGTCTCGGGCGGATGCGACCGGCCCCGTCTTCGCGGCTGCGGACGCCCCGACCCTCGGCGTCGCGGACACCACGGCCTTCGGGGTCGGGGAGTGGTCGAGCGTCTTCGCCACCGCCACCCGGCCGGAGGCGTACGACGGCTCGACCGTGACGCTGACCGGCTTCGTCACGCGGGGCCCCGACGCGGATGCCGTGAACCTCACCCGCATGATCATCACGCACTGCGTGATCGATGCCCAGCCCGCCGCAGTGCCGGTGAGCGTCGATGCCGGCGAGAGCGGCAAGGGGCAGTTCAGCACAGGGCAGTTCAGCACAGGACAGTGGATCGAAGTCACCGGCACGGTCACCGCCGATAGCGACGGGTCGCTCCGCGTCGTTCCGGCCTCGGTGGTCGAGATCGACGAGCCAGAGGATCCGTATGAGTACTGA
- a CDS encoding metal ABC transporter solute-binding protein, Zn/Mn family, with protein sequence MKKPLGALALASVSALVLAGCSAAPTAHAGADDGVIQVVASTNVYGALAEQIGGDRVDVTSIITSASQDPHSHEASARDRLTVRDAELIIENGGGYDSFMDTLIADSDVRVFTAASFSNDYPGNEGDDDAEGFNEHVWFDPYTMIHVVEGIAADFSEIDPDGEADFTAAAAEIGTEFEGFGAELETIGTEARNASVFITEPLPGYIATAAGLVDVTPEGFAETVEEGADVAPATLLAALDVIEGGGVKALLTNAQTGGAETERVEEAAEAAGIPVVAFTELLEDGSSYSEWMRDAIQDLDAALQK encoded by the coding sequence ATGAAGAAGCCTCTCGGTGCACTTGCGCTCGCATCCGTCTCCGCTCTCGTCCTCGCGGGATGCTCCGCCGCACCCACGGCCCATGCAGGTGCGGATGACGGCGTGATCCAGGTGGTGGCCAGCACCAACGTCTACGGGGCGCTCGCCGAGCAGATCGGCGGCGATCGGGTCGATGTGACCTCGATCATCACGTCCGCCTCGCAGGATCCGCACTCGCATGAGGCATCCGCGCGTGACCGCCTGACCGTGCGGGACGCAGAGCTCATCATCGAGAACGGCGGCGGGTACGACTCGTTCATGGACACCCTGATCGCCGACTCCGATGTGCGCGTCTTCACGGCGGCTTCGTTCTCCAACGACTATCCCGGCAATGAGGGGGACGACGATGCCGAGGGCTTCAACGAGCACGTGTGGTTCGACCCCTACACGATGATCCACGTCGTCGAGGGCATCGCGGCGGATTTCAGCGAGATCGATCCCGACGGCGAAGCCGACTTCACCGCCGCTGCGGCCGAGATCGGCACCGAATTCGAGGGCTTCGGGGCCGAGCTCGAGACGATCGGCACCGAGGCACGCAACGCATCCGTGTTCATCACCGAGCCGCTGCCCGGCTACATCGCCACGGCGGCCGGTCTCGTCGACGTGACGCCCGAGGGCTTCGCCGAAACGGTGGAAGAGGGCGCCGACGTCGCACCCGCCACACTGCTCGCCGCTCTCGACGTGATCGAGGGCGGCGGGGTCAAGGCGCTGCTCACCAACGCGCAGACCGGCGGCGCCGAGACCGAGCGCGTCGAAGAGGCGGCGGAGGCCGCAGGCATCCCCGTCGTCGCGTTCACCGAGCTGCTCGAGGACGGATCGTCGTACTCCGAGTGGATGCGTGATGCGATCCAGGACCTCGACGCCGCACTCCAGAAATGA
- the rpsN gene encoding 30S ribosomal protein S14: protein MAKKSKIARNEQRKVIVERYAARRAELKKTLVDPAATDEAREAARVGLQKLPRNASPVRVRSRDAIDGRPRGMLTKFGISRVRFRDMAHRGELPGITKSSW, encoded by the coding sequence ATGGCTAAGAAGAGCAAGATCGCTCGTAACGAGCAGCGCAAGGTCATCGTCGAGCGCTACGCCGCCCGTCGTGCCGAGCTGAAGAAGACCCTGGTCGACCCGGCCGCAACCGACGAGGCCCGCGAGGCTGCTCGCGTCGGCCTGCAGAAGCTGCCGCGCAACGCATCGCCGGTGCGCGTCCGTTCGCGCGACGCCATCGACGGCCGCCCCCGTGGCATGCTGACGAAGTTCGGCATCTCGCGTGTGCGCTTCCGCGACATGGCACACCGTGGCGAGCTGCCCGGCATCACCAAGTCGAGCTGGTAA
- the rpmB gene encoding 50S ribosomal protein L28 — protein sequence MAAVCQVTGAVPGFGHTISHSHRRTKRRFDPNVQKKTYFVPSLGRKITLNVSAKGIKVIDVRGIENVVKDLKAKGVKL from the coding sequence ATGGCAGCAGTGTGCCAGGTGACAGGAGCTGTTCCCGGCTTCGGTCACACCATCTCGCACTCGCACCGCCGGACGAAGCGCCGCTTCGACCCGAACGTGCAGAAGAAGACCTATTTCGTGCCGTCGCTCGGCCGTAAGATCACGCTGAACGTGTCCGCCAAGGGCATCAAGGTGATCGACGTCCGCGGCATCGAGAACGTCGTCAAGGACCTCAAGGCGAAGGGTGTGAAGCTCTAA
- a CDS encoding DNA-3-methyladenine glycosylase: MTLRRATRDELAALPIEVAPKLLGGELRTVVGGAEVRLRITEVEAYHGRGTGERADPGSHARMGMTARNATMWGEPGHLYVYLSHGIHSCVNVVCGPDGIAGGVLLRAGSVVEGTDAATERSGRSGRDLARGPGRFGQVSGLRHPLHDGIDAITGTGLHGASAQLWLAGGAFRIATGPRVGVAGLAGTHAFPWRFWIEGDPSVSVFRWGRGAADAQAMLN, translated from the coding sequence ATGACGCTTCGCCGCGCGACCCGGGACGAACTCGCAGCGCTGCCGATCGAGGTCGCACCGAAGCTGCTCGGCGGCGAACTGCGCACAGTGGTCGGCGGCGCAGAGGTACGGCTGAGGATCACCGAGGTCGAGGCCTATCACGGACGCGGCACAGGAGAGCGGGCAGACCCCGGATCCCACGCGCGGATGGGCATGACCGCACGCAATGCCACGATGTGGGGAGAGCCGGGACATCTGTACGTGTACCTCAGCCACGGCATCCACTCATGCGTCAACGTCGTGTGCGGACCGGACGGGATCGCCGGCGGTGTGCTGCTGCGTGCGGGTTCGGTGGTCGAGGGCACGGATGCTGCGACCGAGCGATCGGGCAGATCAGGGCGCGACCTCGCCCGCGGTCCTGGTCGATTCGGGCAGGTGTCGGGCCTCCGGCATCCGCTCCACGACGGGATCGATGCGATCACCGGAACCGGGTTGCACGGCGCGAGCGCCCAGCTGTGGCTCGCAGGGGGCGCCTTCCGAATCGCGACGGGGCCGCGCGTCGGGGTCGCCGGGCTCGCCGGCACGCACGCGTTCCCCTGGAGGTTCTGGATCGAGGGCGACCCATCCGTATCGGTGTTCCGCTGGGGGCGAGGCGCAGCCGACGCGCAGGCCATGCTAAACTGA